In Acetonema longum DSM 6540, one DNA window encodes the following:
- a CDS encoding carbon starvation protein A translates to MNVLYVVLGVAIILFIAYQTYGNFLAKKVFKLDDAVKTPAMEVNDGQDFVPAKKGMLMGQHFSAIAAAGPINGPILAGVMFGWVPAMIWVIIGSIFIGGMHDMGSLIASIRHKARSITEVIKNNVSNRAWVLFMIFIWITLVYIIVAFTDITASSFVGTITLENGDKIGGSAIASSSIMYLILPIIMGLLLKTGKLSETAALCIFLPLVGVAIWAGGYLPVSLPIDNPAVAQKVWGVLILVYCLIASIMPMWLLLQPRGALGGYFLYIALIAAAIGVIFGGYTIQYPAFTKLGPGGMDANFWYPMAPVLFITIACGACSGFHALVSSGTTSKQVEKESDVKPIGYGAMLLEGLVAAVSLACVMILAKDSPLLSKAPNFIYASGIGSFLELIGIPAVYGISFGLLAFTTFVYDTLDVCTRLGRYIIEEMTGWKNWAGKIIGTALTAGVPVFFIFATITDAKGNPVPAWLTFWGIFGASNQLLAALALVGIAIWLKKTDSKYWMTAFVPAIFMFLMSNWALLINLHTGWVKGLGHPAIPWVSLILIILSIMVGAETTVAMMSGKKSNPTTIAK, encoded by the coding sequence TTGAACGTCTTGTATGTCGTACTGGGAGTTGCAATCATCCTTTTTATCGCTTACCAGACTTACGGCAATTTTCTTGCGAAAAAGGTATTCAAACTGGATGATGCCGTTAAAACACCGGCAATGGAAGTCAACGACGGGCAAGATTTCGTTCCGGCCAAGAAAGGCATGCTGATGGGACAGCATTTTTCAGCCATCGCGGCTGCCGGTCCCATTAACGGTCCGATTTTGGCCGGCGTTATGTTTGGCTGGGTGCCGGCTATGATCTGGGTCATCATTGGCTCGATCTTTATTGGCGGCATGCACGATATGGGTTCTTTGATCGCTTCCATCCGGCATAAAGCCCGTTCCATTACCGAAGTTATCAAAAACAATGTTTCCAACCGGGCGTGGGTCCTGTTTATGATTTTCATCTGGATTACTCTGGTGTATATCATTGTTGCCTTTACTGATATTACCGCCAGCTCCTTTGTAGGCACTATTACCCTGGAGAACGGCGACAAGATAGGCGGCAGCGCCATTGCTTCCTCTTCGATCATGTACCTGATTTTGCCGATTATTATGGGTCTGCTGCTGAAAACCGGGAAACTCTCGGAAACCGCAGCCCTGTGTATCTTCCTGCCGCTGGTGGGTGTAGCCATCTGGGCCGGCGGGTACCTGCCGGTTAGCCTGCCCATCGATAATCCTGCCGTTGCCCAAAAGGTATGGGGCGTTCTGATCCTGGTCTATTGTCTGATCGCATCGATTATGCCTATGTGGCTTCTGTTGCAGCCTCGGGGCGCTTTAGGCGGCTATTTCCTGTACATCGCCCTGATAGCCGCTGCCATTGGCGTCATTTTCGGCGGCTACACCATCCAGTACCCGGCGTTCACTAAACTGGGCCCTGGCGGTATGGATGCAAACTTCTGGTACCCGATGGCGCCGGTATTGTTTATTACCATTGCCTGCGGCGCCTGTTCCGGTTTCCACGCGCTGGTTTCTTCCGGTACAACCAGTAAACAGGTCGAGAAAGAAAGTGATGTCAAGCCGATCGGCTATGGCGCCATGCTGCTGGAAGGTCTGGTGGCGGCGGTTTCCCTGGCCTGTGTTATGATTCTGGCCAAAGATTCGCCGCTGCTGTCGAAAGCGCCGAACTTCATTTACGCCTCCGGTATCGGTAGTTTCCTGGAGTTGATCGGAATTCCGGCGGTATATGGCATCAGCTTCGGCCTCCTGGCCTTCACCACTTTCGTATATGATACGCTGGACGTTTGCACCCGTTTGGGCCGCTATATCATCGAAGAAATGACCGGCTGGAAAAACTGGGCCGGCAAAATCATCGGCACTGCCCTGACTGCCGGTGTTCCGGTGTTCTTCATCTTCGCCACCATTACCGATGCCAAAGGCAATCCGGTGCCGGCCTGGCTGACCTTCTGGGGCATATTCGGCGCCTCCAACCAGCTGCTGGCTGCATTGGCTCTGGTGGGTATCGCCATCTGGCTGAAAAAGACGGACTCCAAGTACTGGATGACCGCTTTTGTTCCGGCCATATTCATGTTCCTCATGTCCAATTGGGCTCTGCTGATTAATCTTCATACCGGCTGGGTGAAGGGCTTAGGCCATCCGGCCATTCCCTGGGTTTCCCTCATCCTGATCATCCTGTCCATCATGGTTGGTGCGGAAACCACGGTCGCGATGATGT
- a CDS encoding NUDIX hydrolase has translation MDELRNKSGLTETEFLAGYDAGKFDRISVTVDMLLFSVMDQDEDNYRKLPEKQLKVLLVRRGDHPCIGQWALPGGFVNADESLDAAAARELKEETGIDHIYMEQLYTYGSPRRDPRTRIVSTAYMALLDRAIELQAGDDAADARWFGVERQVLQEVRTNTGRGSVVEQLVELRLSNQTVHLSGVMKITKTIDGKVTRFNREIVDSCGIAFDHTDIISYGLERLRNKIEYTDIAFSLMPEYFTLTELQQVYEVILDRELLKANFRRKIAPMVAETNMRKTDAGHRPSKLYKYNPNWVEDVF, from the coding sequence ATGGATGAGCTGCGCAACAAAAGCGGACTGACTGAAACTGAGTTTTTGGCCGGTTACGATGCCGGTAAATTCGACCGGATCTCAGTCACGGTGGACATGCTGCTATTTTCCGTGATGGACCAGGATGAGGACAATTATCGCAAATTGCCGGAGAAGCAATTAAAGGTGCTGTTAGTGCGGCGGGGCGACCATCCTTGCATCGGACAGTGGGCTCTGCCGGGAGGGTTCGTCAATGCGGACGAAAGCCTGGATGCGGCAGCTGCCCGGGAACTGAAAGAAGAAACCGGCATTGACCATATCTATATGGAGCAGCTCTATACATACGGTTCTCCCCGGCGGGATCCCCGCACCCGTATTGTCAGCACCGCCTATATGGCTCTTTTGGACAGGGCCATCGAACTGCAGGCAGGCGATGACGCCGCCGATGCCCGCTGGTTCGGCGTAGAGAGGCAGGTGCTGCAGGAGGTCCGGACTAATACCGGCCGGGGCAGTGTGGTAGAGCAGCTGGTGGAACTGCGGCTGAGCAATCAGACCGTTCACCTTTCCGGCGTGATGAAGATTACCAAGACGATTGACGGCAAAGTCACTCGCTTTAACCGGGAAATCGTCGACAGCTGCGGCATTGCTTTCGATCATACCGATATTATTTCCTACGGTCTGGAGCGCCTGCGCAATAAAATCGAGTATACCGACATTGCCTTCAGCCTGATGCCGGAATATTTCACCCTGACCGAACTGCAGCAGGTCTATGAGGTTATTCTTGACCGGGAGCTTCTCAAAGCCAACTTCCGGCGCAAGATTGCTCCCATGGTGGCTGAAACCAACATGCGCAAAACCGATGCCGGCCACCGGCCGTCTAAATTATATAAATATAATCCTAACTGGGTGGAAGACGTATTTTAA
- a CDS encoding DAK2 domain-containing protein, whose product MNLNATHLSKEMITDSDFRRMMVGAYHTFMREHEKINNLNVYPVPDGDTGTNMLLTLAAVEKAVSSAQVTGIGALAKRAADSAIMGARGNSGVILSQIFRGIARGLTGKTEATSSELGKAFQYGVLYAYRAVSRPVEGTILTVAKGIAKGARRAVREDHSFAVILEEAIAAGKKELARTPELLPVLKSAGVVDAGGQGLIVFLTGCREGLLGISSGPEADFDRALSVPAIGEAEEVDISHPYCTEFIVKHCTQPLAAAKKLLQTMGESLVLAEGEQLLKVHIHTARPGNVLESAITWGTLHDIKIDNMADQHHHRIITSMASTAKPRTPLGVISVVSGDGLSDMMYKLGADIVINGGQSMNPPVEDFIAAIHAGTAERYIILPNNKNIQLAAVQTKKLMNDKVEVVATTNIPQGFSALMAFDPQRDIAANIQVMTERIGTVKAGSLTKAVRDSKMDGRLVPSGNFIGLVGSQITVDGVDLESVLISLAGQLAGEESELISLYYGSDISQAEAEGLAEKLQGSYPRLEVELYAGGQPYYHFFISVE is encoded by the coding sequence GTGAACTTGAACGCAACACATCTATCCAAAGAAATGATTACTGACAGCGACTTCCGGCGCATGATGGTCGGCGCTTATCATACATTCATGCGGGAACATGAGAAAATCAACAATCTGAACGTGTATCCGGTGCCGGACGGAGATACCGGCACTAACATGCTGTTAACATTGGCGGCGGTGGAAAAGGCCGTATCGTCGGCTCAGGTTACAGGCATCGGCGCTTTGGCCAAACGGGCGGCGGACAGTGCCATTATGGGAGCGCGGGGGAATTCCGGCGTCATACTTTCCCAGATCTTCCGGGGTATCGCCCGGGGTTTGACCGGTAAGACCGAAGCCACTTCGTCTGAGTTGGGAAAAGCCTTCCAGTATGGGGTGCTCTATGCTTATCGGGCTGTCTCCAGGCCGGTGGAAGGAACCATTCTGACGGTGGCCAAGGGGATTGCCAAGGGAGCCCGCCGGGCTGTGCGGGAGGACCATTCCTTCGCAGTCATTCTGGAAGAGGCCATTGCGGCGGGCAAGAAGGAACTGGCCCGCACGCCGGAACTGCTGCCGGTTTTAAAATCTGCGGGAGTGGTGGATGCCGGCGGGCAAGGCCTGATTGTTTTTCTCACCGGCTGCCGGGAAGGGCTGCTGGGGATTAGTTCCGGCCCGGAAGCGGATTTTGACCGGGCGCTAAGCGTACCCGCCATCGGGGAGGCAGAGGAAGTTGACATATCTCACCCCTACTGCACTGAATTTATCGTCAAACACTGCACCCAGCCTCTTGCGGCAGCGAAAAAACTGCTGCAAACCATGGGAGAATCACTGGTTTTAGCCGAAGGCGAACAACTCCTGAAAGTGCATATCCATACCGCCCGGCCCGGCAATGTGTTAGAGTCGGCCATTACCTGGGGCACGCTCCATGACATCAAGATCGACAATATGGCCGATCAGCATCATCACCGGATTATTACCTCGATGGCATCGACGGCCAAACCGCGGACGCCCCTGGGAGTCATCAGCGTTGTCAGCGGCGACGGATTGTCGGACATGATGTATAAACTGGGCGCCGATATCGTCATTAACGGCGGCCAGTCCATGAACCCGCCGGTAGAGGATTTTATCGCCGCGATTCACGCCGGTACAGCCGAACGCTACATTATACTGCCCAACAATAAGAACATCCAGCTGGCGGCAGTGCAAACAAAAAAACTGATGAACGACAAGGTAGAGGTAGTCGCTACCACGAATATACCCCAGGGATTCAGCGCATTGATGGCGTTTGATCCCCAGCGGGATATCGCTGCCAACATTCAGGTTATGACCGAACGGATTGGGACCGTAAAAGCCGGCAGTTTGACCAAAGCCGTACGGGACAGCAAAATGGACGGCCGTCTGGTACCCAGCGGCAACTTCATCGGTTTGGTTGGCAGTCAGATCACCGTAGATGGCGTCGATTTGGAATCCGTGCTGATATCTTTGGCAGGACAGCTTGCCGGGGAAGAAAGTGAACTGATTAGCCTTTATTACGGCTCAGATATCAGTCAGGCGGAGGCTGAGGGCCTGGCAGAGAAATTACAGGGTTCTTATCCCCGACTGGAAGTAGAGCTCTATGCCGGCGGGCAACCGTACTATCACTTCTTCATCAGCGTAGAGTAG
- a CDS encoding DegV family protein yields the protein MPNVHIVIDSTACLPDDFLKKYDNLHVIPLKVILGDREWPEPEMSCRELFDLSQKSNIFPKTSQPAPGDFAAVFAPLVAAGHEVIVITISSRISGTFNGAKVAAQAAGGKIRVLDSRTTAVGMAKMAEMALAMIQAGHSADEVFSRLQDMADVTHTMIVPKTLDYLHKGGRIGGAAALMGTILQIRPVLYLTEGKVDVLDKARTQGKAVQRMVEELSQYPKLAHIGVIHIEAPEDGAKLAAQVRELYPDVPVSLTTGSPVLATHLGPVLAIICHEVLGDR from the coding sequence TTGCCAAACGTACATATCGTAATTGACAGCACCGCATGCCTGCCGGATGATTTTTTAAAGAAATATGATAATTTGCATGTCATACCCTTAAAAGTAATCTTAGGTGACAGGGAATGGCCTGAACCGGAAATGAGCTGCCGGGAATTGTTTGACCTTAGTCAGAAATCCAATATATTTCCCAAAACATCCCAGCCCGCACCGGGAGATTTTGCCGCTGTTTTCGCCCCGCTCGTGGCCGCAGGCCACGAAGTGATTGTCATTACTATTAGCAGCCGGATAAGCGGGACCTTTAACGGCGCTAAGGTTGCCGCCCAAGCAGCCGGAGGCAAAATCCGGGTACTGGACTCCCGTACCACCGCCGTCGGCATGGCCAAAATGGCGGAAATGGCGCTGGCTATGATCCAGGCCGGGCATTCGGCCGACGAAGTCTTCAGCCGATTGCAGGATATGGCTGATGTGACCCATACTATGATTGTGCCAAAAACGCTTGACTATTTGCACAAAGGCGGTCGTATCGGCGGCGCGGCGGCTCTGATGGGCACTATTTTGCAAATCCGGCCGGTCTTATATCTGACCGAAGGCAAGGTGGATGTCCTTGATAAAGCCCGGACTCAGGGCAAAGCCGTGCAGCGTATGGTGGAAGAACTGAGCCAATACCCGAAACTGGCTCATATCGGGGTTATCCATATCGAAGCTCCGGAAGACGGGGCTAAACTGGCGGCTCAGGTACGAGAACTGTATCCCGATGTGCCGGTTTCCCTGACCACCGGCAGCCCGGTTCTGGCGACGCATCTGGGGCCGGTGTTAGCCATCATCTGTCACGAAGTCTTAGGGGACCGTTGA